Proteins from one Catenulispora sp. EB89 genomic window:
- a CDS encoding ABC transporter substrate-binding protein, producing the protein MTGTSYSRRSFLRDASAAGLMLGLGASSLAGCGRQPSMAQSTAAPTGAPKPGGTLRIGMVGAGKGESFDPSAASSALINVAMTCAVFDPLITYGPDMRLRPALATSWTSDASGSAWTFELRPGVAWHDGKPFTADDVIYSLQWMETPGSGLGPAVANVDTAKVWKKDPNTVVVPLKSPDTRFPETIALAWIVQAGAKDFTKPIGTGPFTFVSLDQGQQSVCKRNPVYWDTGKPYVDELRLLSLKDDTARLNALLSGQTDVMAQLPYAQAKSSISEDFWLLRSPGLTAQAFYTAIDQEPFTDPRIRQALRLLVDRQQLVDVALNGFGTVANDLYGRALPYYDVALPQRTRDLAKAKDLLAQAGHASGLTLRLQTSAAAPGMVEAATLFQQQAKDAGVTVRISQVDPDAYFDPTRDYLTMPFAQTVWQGITSLGSFYQTALLKGAPGNETHWTSQHTADLINAGVSAPDDASARMAWDAVQQEQYDSGGYIWWGNCDNLDAASKKVGGIVPGVSQNLGLPTSLAEAYFVA; encoded by the coding sequence GTGACCGGAACCAGTTACTCACGACGTAGCTTCCTTCGCGACGCGTCCGCTGCCGGGCTCATGCTCGGCCTGGGCGCGTCCTCGCTCGCCGGGTGCGGGCGGCAGCCGTCCATGGCCCAGAGCACCGCGGCACCGACCGGCGCGCCCAAGCCCGGCGGGACGTTGCGCATCGGGATGGTGGGGGCCGGCAAGGGCGAGTCGTTCGACCCCTCGGCCGCCTCCTCCGCACTCATCAACGTCGCCATGACCTGCGCCGTGTTCGATCCGCTGATCACCTACGGGCCGGACATGCGGCTACGGCCGGCGCTGGCGACGTCCTGGACCTCGGACGCCTCCGGCTCGGCCTGGACCTTCGAACTGCGGCCGGGCGTCGCCTGGCACGACGGGAAGCCGTTCACCGCCGACGACGTCATCTACTCCCTCCAATGGATGGAGACGCCCGGCAGCGGACTGGGACCCGCGGTGGCCAACGTCGACACCGCGAAGGTCTGGAAGAAGGACCCGAACACGGTCGTGGTGCCGCTCAAGAGCCCCGACACGCGGTTCCCCGAGACCATCGCGCTGGCGTGGATCGTCCAGGCCGGCGCGAAGGACTTCACCAAGCCGATCGGGACCGGACCGTTCACCTTCGTCTCGCTCGACCAGGGTCAGCAGAGCGTCTGCAAGCGCAATCCGGTCTACTGGGACACCGGCAAGCCGTACGTGGACGAGCTCCGGCTGCTCTCCCTGAAGGACGACACCGCTCGTCTCAACGCCCTGCTGAGCGGGCAGACCGACGTGATGGCCCAGCTGCCGTACGCGCAGGCCAAGTCCTCGATCTCCGAGGACTTCTGGCTGCTGCGCAGTCCCGGGCTCACCGCACAAGCCTTCTACACGGCCATCGATCAGGAGCCGTTCACCGATCCGCGCATCCGTCAGGCGCTGCGGCTGCTGGTCGACCGCCAGCAACTGGTCGATGTCGCCCTCAACGGATTCGGCACCGTGGCCAACGACCTGTACGGCAGGGCCCTGCCGTACTACGACGTCGCCCTGCCGCAGCGCACCCGCGACCTCGCCAAGGCCAAGGACCTGCTCGCGCAGGCCGGGCACGCCTCGGGCCTGACCCTGCGGCTCCAGACCTCAGCGGCGGCACCCGGGATGGTCGAGGCCGCTACGCTCTTCCAGCAGCAGGCCAAAGACGCCGGTGTCACCGTGCGGATCTCGCAGGTCGACCCGGACGCCTACTTCGACCCGACCCGCGACTACCTGACCATGCCGTTCGCGCAGACCGTCTGGCAGGGGATCACGAGCCTGGGCTCGTTCTACCAGACGGCGCTGTTGAAGGGCGCGCCCGGCAACGAGACCCACTGGACGAGCCAGCACACCGCCGACCTGATCAACGCCGGAGTATCCGCACCCGACGACGCCTCGGCACGGATGGCGTGGGACGCCGTCCAGCAGGAGCAATACGACAGCGGCGGCTACATCTGGTGGGGCAACTGCGACAACCTCGACGCCGCCTCGAAGAAGGTCGGCGGCATCGTGCCCGGGGTGTCCCAGAACCTGGGGCTGCCGACCTCGCTCGCGGAAGCGTACTTCGTCGCATGA